In Promicromonospora sp. Populi, one genomic interval encodes:
- a CDS encoding sulfotransferase produces MHDSPTAHDPLGCVFIVTYGRSGSTLLQGILNSIPGYVIRGENGDSLYSLFAYFNTLDKAHREHTDPNKKAPDTPSHPWFGIHQFSDATTLALLRSLVLASLLQPPAGTRVTGFKEIRWVHSNWRAYADFLIRLFPRARFVINTRDHADVLASKWWKDRENGAAILDRAEVQFAELEAAYPKRTHRVHYNDYTADPSSLISLFKWLGEPFDKDRVNDVLNHKHSY; encoded by the coding sequence GTGCACGACTCACCCACGGCGCACGACCCTCTCGGTTGCGTCTTCATCGTCACCTATGGACGATCCGGCTCGACGCTGCTCCAGGGGATCCTCAACTCGATCCCCGGCTACGTGATCCGCGGCGAGAACGGCGATTCCTTGTACAGCCTGTTCGCGTACTTCAACACGCTCGACAAGGCGCACCGCGAGCACACTGACCCGAACAAGAAGGCTCCGGACACACCGTCGCACCCCTGGTTCGGTATTCATCAGTTCTCGGACGCGACGACTCTCGCGCTGTTGCGGTCGCTCGTGCTGGCATCGCTGCTGCAGCCCCCGGCAGGAACCCGGGTGACCGGGTTCAAGGAGATCCGGTGGGTGCACTCCAACTGGCGGGCCTACGCCGACTTCCTGATCCGCCTCTTCCCCCGGGCACGGTTCGTCATCAATACCCGCGACCACGCCGACGTGCTGGCGAGCAAGTGGTGGAAGGACCGCGAGAACGGCGCCGCCATCCTCGACCGCGCAGAGGTCCAGTTCGCCGAGCTGGAGGCCGCCTACCCGAAGCGCACCCACCGGGTGCACTACAACGACTACACCGCCGACCCCAGCTCGCTGATTAGCCTGTTCAAGTGGCTCGGCGAACCGTTCGACAAGGATCGTGTCAACGATGTCCTCAATCACAAGCACTCCTACTGA
- a CDS encoding DUF6270 domain-containing protein, whose protein sequence is MSKTRVFIYGSCVSRDTFEHLDPERFELVAYVARQSALSAYTRPVELMPPPTLESQFQQRMVSGDFASSLRPQIAAAATGTDLVLVDLVDERLGAYLLPDGSVITRSIELIQSGSEQYLPQGAQHLAFGTQQHFEYWQTAIGYIGERLRHYLPQATVVLLDIPWAEWSETGEQTPDSFGVPARDANVVFQSYAQVAAQALGGQVITLDPSEVTSSPTHPWGDAPFHYAEHVYLNIVKRLTGTEGRVIWGAGATRTTTADLPAQAAPVQAAPERVAPERVAVRERAAGAAQAAPTAPGGAAQAAAAPLRRLEGGPNFLIAGTQRGGTLWLQHQLNHHPHLHVAKDSTPFFSQPGRITNDDEILKFLKPYTSGTKPLRGHRSPGYFLVADPKSKFSTPRKQDTAAAIRDMLDPNAPVLLSLRNPVERAISAYWRHFSDADIELGAGIFQTPTRLGIVDRGFYRRHYEGWARTLGPERLHVLVFDDLVDRPRQYLQEALGALRVNDAPEFWAALKPRVKVGHVGWLPQFKKQSPITAQEIAALHALYADDIRFMEELLGRKLPKWHNVGRLIKQYTAEGK, encoded by the coding sequence ATGAGCAAGACCAGGGTCTTCATCTACGGATCGTGCGTGTCCCGGGACACGTTCGAGCATCTTGATCCGGAGCGGTTCGAGCTTGTCGCGTACGTGGCGCGCCAGTCGGCCCTGAGCGCGTACACGCGCCCGGTCGAGCTCATGCCGCCGCCGACGCTCGAGTCACAGTTCCAGCAGCGCATGGTCTCGGGCGACTTCGCCTCCAGCCTGCGGCCGCAGATCGCCGCGGCGGCGACCGGCACCGACCTGGTGCTGGTCGACCTCGTCGACGAACGCCTGGGCGCGTACCTGCTGCCGGACGGGTCGGTGATCACCCGCTCGATCGAGCTCATCCAGTCCGGTTCCGAGCAGTACCTGCCCCAGGGTGCCCAGCACCTCGCGTTCGGCACCCAGCAGCACTTCGAGTACTGGCAGACGGCGATCGGCTACATCGGCGAACGCCTGAGGCACTACCTGCCGCAGGCCACCGTGGTGCTGCTGGACATCCCCTGGGCCGAGTGGTCGGAGACCGGCGAGCAGACGCCGGACTCGTTCGGGGTGCCGGCACGGGACGCGAACGTGGTGTTCCAGTCGTACGCGCAGGTCGCTGCGCAGGCGCTGGGCGGGCAGGTGATCACGCTGGACCCGTCCGAGGTGACGTCCAGCCCCACCCATCCGTGGGGGGACGCGCCGTTCCACTACGCCGAGCACGTGTACCTGAACATCGTCAAGAGGCTGACGGGCACCGAGGGACGGGTGATCTGGGGGGCGGGTGCGACCCGGACGACCACCGCGGACCTGCCGGCCCAGGCCGCCCCGGTCCAGGCCGCGCCGGAGCGGGTCGCCCCGGAGCGGGTCGCCGTCCGGGAGCGAGCGGCCGGCGCCGCGCAGGCTGCGCCCACCGCGCCGGGCGGCGCCGCGCAGGCCGCCGCCGCGCCGCTGCGGCGGCTGGAGGGCGGGCCGAACTTCCTCATCGCGGGCACCCAGCGGGGTGGGACGCTGTGGCTGCAGCACCAGCTCAACCATCATCCGCACCTCCATGTGGCCAAGGACTCGACGCCGTTCTTCAGCCAGCCCGGCCGGATCACCAACGACGACGAGATCCTCAAGTTCCTCAAGCCCTACACGAGCGGCACCAAGCCGCTGCGGGGCCACCGCTCACCGGGGTACTTCCTCGTGGCCGACCCGAAGAGCAAGTTCTCGACGCCGCGAAAGCAGGACACGGCCGCCGCGATCCGCGACATGCTGGATCCGAACGCCCCCGTGCTGCTCAGCCTGCGCAACCCCGTCGAACGGGCGATCTCGGCCTACTGGCGGCACTTCTCGGACGCCGACATCGAGCTGGGCGCCGGGATCTTCCAGACCCCGACCCGGCTGGGCATCGTCGACCGCGGTTTCTACCGTCGGCACTACGAGGGCTGGGCCCGCACGCTCGGCCCGGAGCGGTTGCACGTGCTCGTCTTCGACGATCTCGTCGACCGCCCGCGCCAGTACCTCCAGGAGGCGCTCGGCGCCCTGCGGGTCAACGACGCACCGGAGTTCTGGGCGGCCCTCAAGCCCCGGGTCAAGGTGGGGCACGTGGGCTGGCTCCCGCAGTTCAAGAAGCAGAGCCCCATCACCGCCCAGGAGATCGCGGCGCTCCATGCGCTCTACGCCGACGACATCCGGTTCATGGAGGAGCTGCTCGGCCGCAAGCTGCCGAAGTGGCACAACGTCGGACGTCTGATCAAGCAGTACACCGCCGAGGGAAAGTAG
- the wecB gene encoding non-hydrolyzing UDP-N-acetylglucosamine 2-epimerase, which yields MTIYGTRPEAIKVAPVVAALAADDRFDSVTVVTGQHREMLDQVNGVFDIVPDHDLDIMSSGQTLAQIFARVVTRLDPILEARRPDAVIVQGDTSTSTAAALTAFYRKIPVIHLEAGLRSHDIASPFPEEANRRITSQIAALHLAPTLRSLANLVAEGARLEDIVVTGNTVIDALYLAVERRTPFTEPAVARATASDRRIVLVTIHRRESWGDAMAGVGRALARIARRFPDVEIVLPVHRNPVVRDAVLPHLDGLTNVTVTEPLGYGEFTHLLSLSTLVLTDSGGLQEEAPSLGKPVLVMRDNTERPEAVEAGTARLIGTAEERVVAEVTRLLTDDAAYAAMAQAVNPYGDGRSARRVLDATLQLLTPALPAGLSAFLPDFDMDGELTVFAAEDGV from the coding sequence ATGACGATCTACGGGACCCGTCCCGAAGCCATCAAGGTCGCGCCCGTCGTCGCGGCCCTTGCGGCCGACGACCGGTTCGACTCGGTGACCGTCGTCACCGGTCAGCACCGGGAGATGCTCGACCAGGTCAACGGCGTCTTCGACATCGTGCCCGACCACGACCTCGACATCATGAGCAGCGGTCAGACGCTCGCCCAGATCTTCGCGCGGGTCGTGACCCGGCTCGACCCGATCCTGGAGGCCCGCCGGCCCGACGCCGTCATCGTGCAGGGCGACACGTCGACCTCGACGGCCGCCGCGCTGACGGCGTTCTACCGGAAGATCCCCGTGATCCACCTTGAGGCGGGCCTGCGCAGCCACGACATCGCGTCGCCGTTCCCGGAGGAGGCGAACCGCAGGATCACCTCCCAGATCGCCGCCCTGCACCTCGCGCCGACCCTGCGGAGCCTGGCCAACCTCGTGGCCGAGGGGGCACGGCTCGAAGACATAGTCGTGACCGGGAACACCGTCATCGACGCGCTGTACCTGGCCGTGGAACGCCGCACGCCGTTCACGGAGCCTGCCGTGGCGCGCGCCACGGCGTCCGACCGCCGGATCGTGCTGGTCACCATCCACCGCCGGGAGAGCTGGGGCGACGCCATGGCGGGCGTGGGCCGCGCCCTGGCGCGGATCGCCCGCCGGTTCCCCGACGTCGAGATCGTCCTGCCGGTGCACCGCAACCCAGTGGTGCGCGACGCCGTGCTGCCGCACCTCGACGGCCTGACGAACGTGACGGTGACCGAACCGCTCGGCTACGGCGAGTTCACGCACCTGCTGTCGCTGTCCACGCTGGTCCTCACCGATTCCGGCGGGCTCCAGGAGGAGGCGCCCAGCCTCGGCAAGCCGGTGCTCGTGATGCGGGACAACACCGAGCGCCCGGAGGCGGTCGAGGCCGGCACGGCCCGCCTGATCGGCACCGCCGAGGAGCGGGTGGTGGCCGAGGTGACCCGGCTGCTGACCGACGACGCCGCTTACGCGGCCATGGCGCAGGCCGTCAACCCGTACGGTGACGGGCGGAGCGCGCGCCGCGTGCTCGACGCAACCCTGCAGCTGCTCACGCCGGCGCTGCCAGCCGGGTTGTCTGCGTTCCTGCCGGACTTCGACATGGACGGCGAGCTGACAGTCTTCGCCGCAGAGGATGGGGTATGA